A genomic region of Homalodisca vitripennis isolate AUS2020 chromosome 5, UT_GWSS_2.1, whole genome shotgun sequence contains the following coding sequences:
- the LOC124363043 gene encoding LOW QUALITY PROTEIN: S-adenosylmethionine decarboxylase proenzyme-like (The sequence of the model RefSeq protein was modified relative to this genomic sequence to represent the inferred CDS: deleted 1 base in 1 codon): MQDLTKLRMFFYSRKNFKRPDLQKNPHRSFEKEVALLDSFFANGGTAYCLGSPARDCWYLYTLNPPNPHPPQPDQTLEVLMTDLDPQVMKIFTQEGSSSAADATQKSGIDLIIPQMAIDDYLFEPCGYSMNGIAKNGCYMTIHITPEKDFSYVSFETNMPQASYQQLIERVVNTFRPGKVVITVFANKESVAAEFPKAVQQMATVGEELRRHDLQYCRLHNYDLTFAFYSKFPS, encoded by the exons ATGCAGGATTTGACCAAGTTGAG GATGTTTTTTTATTCACGCAAAAACTTTAAACGTCCTGATCTACAGAAAAATCCCCATCGTAGTTTTGAAAAGGAAGTTGCTCTTTTGGATTCGTTTTTCGCTAATG GTGGGACAGCATATTGCTTGGGCTCACCAGCGCGAGACTGCTGGTATCTCTACACCTTGAACCCTCCTAATCCCCATCCTCCCCAGCCTGACCAGACGCTGGAGGTGCTCATGACCGATCTGGACCCTCAGGTCATGAAGATCTTCACTCAGGAGGGCTCCTCCTCCGCCGCAGACGCTACTCAG AAATCTGGTATTGATTTGATCATTCCGCAGATGGCAATAGACGATTATTTGTTTGAGCCATGTGGCTATTCAATGAACGGGATTGCCAAAAAT GGCTGCTATATGACAATCCACATCACTCCAGAGAAGGACTTCTCTTACGTCAGTTTCGAGACCAACATGCCCCAGGCCTCGTACCAGCAGTTGATAGAACGTGTGGTGAACACG TTCCGCCCTGGCAAAGTGGTCATAACAGTATTTGCCAACAAG GAATCGGTGGCCGCAGAGTTTCCCAAGGCCGTGCAACAGATGGCTACGGTGGGAGAGGAGTTGCGTCGCCACGACTTGCAGTATTGTCGTCTCCACAACTACGATCTCACCTTCGCTTTCTACTCCAAGTTCCCGAGCTGA